ACTCCGTCACCTGTCTGGCGCGTGCCGTTCCCTCGGCCACCACCCGCGCGGCGACTCGGCGGAATGCCAAGCCCTGTCCGATGGCGACCAGTGCGTTGGCGACCACCAACGTGGTCCACAGGCCGGTGATGCCGGTCGTCGTGGCGATCGGGATGCTGACCAGCGCCAGCGCCCCGTAGACCACGGCGAACACCAGGAAGCTGGGCACCGTGCGTTTGAGGGCGGTGAGCCCGAAACCGAGGACGGCCTGGATGCCGTCGCCCAGGATCGCCACGGCGACCAGCGGAAGCAGCAGAGCCACCGTCGAGGACACCGAGGGGTCGGCGGTGAACAGACCGGCGATGCCGGAGCGGAACACCACACCCAGGGTGCACAGCACGCCGAGCGCGATCATGACCACGATCAGACCGGCCCGTACTCCCTGGTAGAGACGCGCGGGTTCGTCGGTGGCGGCGTACCTGCTGATCACGGGAAGGCCGGCTTGGCCGACGGCGACCGCAGCGGTGAAGGTGATTCCGACCAGGCTGGTGGCGATGTTGTGCACCGCGGCGTCGGAGGTACTGATCCGCGCCGCAGCCAGGGCCAACACACCCAGCACCGCGAACTTCACCAGGACGGTGCCCGCCATCGGGATGCCGACCTTGGCCAGCGCCAGCACCTTCCGGACGTGGAAGCGGGCGCTGATGAGGTTGCGCAGCGGGACGCCGAGGTGCTTGCGCAACGCCGCGAGCATCACGGTGGTGATGACCAGATTGGACAGCAGCAGCGCCCAACCCGAGCCTGCCAGCCCCAGTTCCGGAAACGGTCCGAAGCCGGTGACCAGGGTGAACGACAGAATGGCCGTGCAGGCCGCGCCCGCGAGGCCTGCGGGTAGCACGGCCTTGCTGTTGCCGAGCGCCACCAGGCTGGAGGTCGCCATCGAGCCGAATCCGTTGAGCAGCACACCGCCCGCCATCAACCAGGGGAAGGCGCCCAGGCTCTCGATGGTGCGGTCGGGCACACCGCTGGCGGTGGCCAGCAGCGGCACGGCGGCGACCGCGCCGCCGCCGACGACTCCGACGACCACCGCCAGCCAGGTCCCGTCACGGACCACGGTCAGCAGGCCGGCGCGATCGTCGGTCTTACTCGCCAACAACGGCATGATTCCGCGCACCGCACCGGAGACGGCGGCCATCGCGGGGGAGTAGACCGCCACGGTGACGGCGAACCCGGCCAGCGCTGCGGTGGCGTGTCGGCCGAGGACGGCGGTGTTGATCAGCGCACTGAAGGACACCACCACCATCGACAGATACAGCGGGACCGCCATCCGGGTGATGCGCTTGACGTCACCGCCCACGGTGTCTGCGGCTGGTGCGTTCATGATCCCCCGCCCCGCCCGGCCCGCGTCGATATGTGCTGAGCGCGAATCCAACGGGCATTGTTGGAAAGTTGGCTAGAGTCACCGTAATGGATGGTTATGCCGCTGGGAGGGCCGTGCTCGCAGACCGCACGGCGCTGGTGTTTCCTGGTCAGGGCTCGCAATTTCCGGGAATGGGAGCCGAATTCGCCGAGGATGGTGTGGCGGATCGCTGGTTCGCCGCCGCCGACGAGGTACTCGGGCTGAAGCTGGGCGAGCTCTGCCGTTCGGGCTCGGCCGAGGAACTGCGCGCGACCGAGATCGCGCAGCCCGCGGTGCTGGTGGCCAGCCTGATCGCCTGGGAGGCGCTGCGCGGTCGTGGCATCGAACCGGCGGTGGTCGCGGGCCACAGCCTCGGTGAGTACACGGCATTGGTCACCGCAGGTGTCCTCGAATGGACGGATGCGCTGCGGCTGGTTCGACGTCGAGGCGAACTGATGGCCGCCGCGGCCGACCGTAATCCGGGCAGGATGGCCGCGGTGCTGGGTCCGTCGTCCGCCGAGGTGGAGTCGTGGTGCGCGCGGGTCCACGCCGAGACCGGTGAGATCGTGGCCGTGGCCAACCACAATGCGCCGAGGCAGCAGGTGGTATCCGGGACGCTGGCCGGGGTGGACGCGGTGCGGACCCTCGCGCGTGCCGAGGGCGCCGACGTGGTGCTGCTCAAGGTGTCCGCTCCCTTCCACAGTGAACTGATGCGCGATGCCCAGACGGAGTTCGCCGCTGATCTCGACGCGGTCGACTTCGGCGTGCCGAGGGTGCCGGTGATCGCCAATGCCACCGGCGACTACGTGCTCGACGGGGCTGCGGCGCGGGACGCCCTGCGGGTTCAACTGTGTGCTCCCGTTCGTTGGACGGCGACCATGCGGCTCCTGGCGGACCAGGAGATCGCCTCGGTCGTCGAGGTGGGCCCGGGTCATGTGCTGACCAACCTCGCCGGTCTGTGTGCGCCGGAGCTGCCTGCCGTCAGCGTCGGTTCGGCGGCGGGTCTGTCTGCTGCGGTGGACCGGTTGCATGGCTCGGTGGCGCTCACAGATCGGCACAGCGACGCTGCAGTTCGGTCAGCGACTTGATCGCCGACAGCACGTCGTCGGTGCCCACACCGAAATCGATCAGGCAGGCGATCTCGTCCACCCCGAGCTCGGCGACTCGTTGCACCACCGGGATGCAGCTGTCCACCGAGCCGATCAGACAGCGGTCGGCGGTGAAGTCGCGGTAGGTGTGGTCCAGCAGCTCGGCCAGTTCGGCCTCGGTGAGTTGGTCGGCGGTCGGGCTGCCGGGGCGGTTGACCGAGAAGAGGTCCATCGAGGACCGCAGGTAGGCGGTGAGCGGTTCGCGGGCCAGCGCGTGGGCGTGCTCCTCGCTGTCGGAGACCAGGGTGTGCAGCATGAGCGCCACCCGTTCCGCGCCCGCGCCGTGCCCGTGGCGTTCGATGGCATCGCCGTAGTCGGCCAGGTTCTCCGCGAGGCGGTCGAAGGACTGGCCGAGCAGGTGGGTCAGCACACCCGCGCCGAGTTCGCCTGCGAGGCCGAAGGTGGCGGGGGATCCCGCCGCGGTCAGCCACAGCGGCGGGCGATCCCGTACCGGACGGGGATAGGTGCTCACCTCGGTGGCCGCGCCGTCGGGGCCCGCCCGCTCGACGGACTCGCTGGCCCACAGCGCGGTGAACTCGTCGATCTGTTCTCGGAGGATCCGCCGACGGTCGGCGAAGTTCTGCGGGGCGAGGACGAAATCGGTCGGGTTCCATCCGGAGGCGAAGGCCAACCCGACCCGTCCACCGGAGAGCTGGTCGACCACCGACCATTCCTCGACCACTCGCAACGGATCGTGCAGCGGAAGCACCACGCTGCCCGCTCGTATCTGGACTCGGGAGGTCACGGCGGCCACGGCTGCGGCGGTGACGGCCGGATTGGGGAACGGGGCGCCGAAGGGGTGGAAATGTCGTTCCGGCATCCACACCGCCTCCAATCCCGCTTCGTCCGCGGCACGGGCGGCCTGCAGCAACAGTCGATACTGCTCGGCGGCGTGGTCGCCGGTGGCGAAGAACAGCAGGCTGAATCTCATGCGGTGGCCTCCAGGACCGGGGTGGGGGCGTCCGGGTCGAAGGTGAGGTGGTGCAGTGCTCGTCGGTGTCGGGCCAACAGATCCTCGGCGGACACGGCGGGCAGCGCGGACTTCACCACGACGGTGACCTGGTCGTCGGAGTCCAGGACCGTGAGTGAGACCAATTGGTCCTCATCGAGTCGATCCGGGCCGACCGCGCTGCACCGTGCCCCCGCGAAGGTCACCGTGTCCTGTTCGGAGCGTTGGAAGGAGAACACCAGTTGGGGATCCACCTCTCGGTCCTCGGTGTTCGCCGGGTCGGCGAGCGGCACAGCCCGGACGGCGCGTACCGCATCGGCCAGGGGCCGCATCGTCGTGAACGCCTCCGCAGGCGTCGTGGCCCCGTCGAGTCCGAGGCGTAGCGGTGCGATGGTGGCGAAACCGCCGATCGTGGCGTCGAGGGTCCCGACGGGCCTGCCGTCCATCGGGATGACACACCGACCGGGCAGCACCGCGTCGCCCAGCGTCTCGATCGCGAGCGCGAAGGCGGTGAGATGCCAGGTGAATGCGGTGGTCCGTTGGTCGGCGCAGGCCTGCCGCAGCGCGGCGTGCAGCGGACGCCCCGATCGCCAGACGGCCCGATCCGGGACACCGGGTTCGTGGCGGGGCGCGTCGAGGGCGGTGCCGTGGGCGCGCAGCCAGTCCAGCGCGGCCGTGGTGGTCGCGGGTTCGGGGTCGGCCCGCCAGTTGAGGTAGCGGAGGAACCCGTCGTCCTCGGGACCCAGGCGGCCGGGGCCGTCGAGATAGGCCTTGTCGAGGTCGGCCAGTAGAACGAGTTGGCTGCGGCCGTCGAGCACGAGTCTGTGCACGGTCATCCCGAGGATGCTGTGCCCATCGGGCCGGGTCGCCAGGGTGAACCGGACCGGGGCGTCATGGCGAAGGTCGAGGGATTTTCGCAGCAGTCGGTCGGGAAGGTGCGTCAGGGTCTCGTCGTCGATAGCGCCCACGACGTCCAGCTGTGGCGGCGTGTCGACCGTGATGAGTTGCGGCGCCGGATCGGTGCGCAGCCGCAGTCGCAGGGCCGGGTGGCGCCGGGCGAGTTCGGCGACGGCGGCTTGCAGCCGGTCCGGATCCAATCCGGTGGACACCTCGTACACGAAGGACTTCTGATGCTGCGGCGCGGGTGTCTCGGTGGCCAGCCACGCCAGGCCGGGCGGCAGCGACACGGGGATCGTCGCCTGCGGTAGCTCGATCGCCTGCCCGTCGATAGCCGACCGGCCGAGTGCCTCGGTGACGGCCCTCGGGGTGCCCGCGTCGAAGAACTCGACCATCGGCAGGGTGGTGCCGAACTCGGTGCGCAATCGGTGCACCAGGGTCGTTGCCAGCAGCGAGTGCCCGCCGACGTCGAAGAAGTCGTCCTCGGGACCCAGCTCCGGGCGTCGCAGCACCTCCCGGAACGCGGCCAGCACCCGACCCTCGGGGGTGCCCG
This Actinoalloteichus hymeniacidonis DNA region includes the following protein-coding sequences:
- a CDS encoding MATE family efflux transporter, yielding MNAPAADTVGGDVKRITRMAVPLYLSMVVVSFSALINTAVLGRHATAALAGFAVTVAVYSPAMAAVSGAVRGIMPLLASKTDDRAGLLTVVRDGTWLAVVVGVVGGGAVAAVPLLATASGVPDRTIESLGAFPWLMAGGVLLNGFGSMATSSLVALGNSKAVLPAGLAGAACTAILSFTLVTGFGPFPELGLAGSGWALLLSNLVITTVMLAALRKHLGVPLRNLISARFHVRKVLALAKVGIPMAGTVLVKFAVLGVLALAAARISTSDAAVHNIATSLVGITFTAAVAVGQAGLPVISRYAATDEPARLYQGVRAGLIVVMIALGVLCTLGVVFRSGIAGLFTADPSVSSTVALLLPLVAVAILGDGIQAVLGFGLTALKRTVPSFLVFAVVYGALALVSIPIATTTGITGLWTTLVVANALVAIGQGLAFRRVAARVVAEGTARARQVTE
- the fabD gene encoding ACP S-malonyltransferase translates to MDGYAAGRAVLADRTALVFPGQGSQFPGMGAEFAEDGVADRWFAAADEVLGLKLGELCRSGSAEELRATEIAQPAVLVASLIAWEALRGRGIEPAVVAGHSLGEYTALVTAGVLEWTDALRLVRRRGELMAAAADRNPGRMAAVLGPSSAEVESWCARVHAETGEIVAVANHNAPRQQVVSGTLAGVDAVRTLARAEGADVVLLKVSAPFHSELMRDAQTEFAADLDAVDFGVPRVPVIANATGDYVLDGAAARDALRVQLCAPVRWTATMRLLADQEIASVVEVGPGHVLTNLAGLCAPELPAVSVGSAAGLSAAVDRLHGSVALTDRHSDAAVRSAT
- a CDS encoding MupA/Atu3671 family FMN-dependent luciferase-like monooxygenase, which encodes MRFSLLFFATGDHAAEQYRLLLQAARAADEAGLEAVWMPERHFHPFGAPFPNPAVTAAAVAAVTSRVQIRAGSVVLPLHDPLRVVEEWSVVDQLSGGRVGLAFASGWNPTDFVLAPQNFADRRRILREQIDEFTALWASESVERAGPDGAATEVSTYPRPVRDRPPLWLTAAGSPATFGLAGELGAGVLTHLLGQSFDRLAENLADYGDAIERHGHGAGAERVALMLHTLVSDSEEHAHALAREPLTAYLRSSMDLFSVNRPGSPTADQLTEAELAELLDHTYRDFTADRCLIGSVDSCIPVVQRVAELGVDEIACLIDFGVGTDDVLSAIKSLTELQRRCADL